Genomic segment of Longimicrobium sp.:
GCGGTGCTCCTCGCGCCCCGCCGCGGAGTAGCGCACCCAGGGGCTGGAGGCGTCCTGCGGGGCGAAGCGCATCCCGGTCACCCGGTACCACATCGCGGGGACCCACACGTTCGACTGGCTCTGGTTGGCGATTTGGAAGGTGGCGCGCACCACGGCGGTGTCGCCGAAGCGGCCGATCTCCTCCAGCCGCGGGACCACCACCAGCGCCGCCGGGAGCCGGGCGGGGCCGATGATGTCCGTGTACCAGAAGGTGTAGATGCCGAAGAAGGCCGCGAAGGCGATGGCGCTGACCTGCGTCCAGTCCCGGAGGTCGCGCCAGAACCTCGGCCCTGCCGTGTGCCTGAACGACGGGAACATGGTGCCTTCCTTTTGGACCGCGTGGAGGAAGACGGGGGACGTTTCGAGGGGTGGGCCGGCCCGATCCGGGTGGTGGACCACGAGCCGCGCCGGCCGAGGCACTCAATCTATATGATGGACAGCCGGAGAGGAACGAATTTTTCGCACGCCGCCGCGCCTCTCGTCTCCCCCGCCGGCGAGGCGGCGGACATTTCCAGGGCCGGGTCGATCGCCGCGCTAATCCGCGCTCGGATGCACCGTCAGCGTGACGGAGCCGTAGCGGTGGGGCTCGTCCTGGGTGCGGTACTCGCGGCCGCGGAAGACGGCGCGGTATCGCAGCTCGAAGCGGCGGACGCGCACGCCCACCCCCAGCTCGGCCTCGGGGACGAAGGGGCGCTTGCCGACGCTCGGCCCGTCGCGGAAGGTGCTGCCGTCGAGGAAGAGGTCGCGCAGCACCCACTCCTGCCGCACCCCGGCGAGCGCGTAGACGCCCGTCCTTCCCCCGTCCGCCGCCGATCCGTCCGGGGTGACGTCGCCCGGGAGCGCGCGCCAGCCGGCGCTCGCCCGCGCGCCGGCGTGGGCCAGCGTCCACACGTTGCCCGCCATGGCACCCCAGCGGGGCTCCACCGCCGCGGAGAAGCGCTCGCCGCGGGCGGCCCAGGCGCGGCGCTCGTCGTAGCGCAGCACGATCCCCGGCTCGAAGGCGAGCTGGTGCTCCCAGCCGAGCTGCCGCTGGTACCCGGCCAGGCGATGCAGCCCGTTCTGCACCGTCCCCGCGAGCGACGGCGGGCCGGTGACGCCCAGCTCCACGCCCAGCGAGCGCGTCCGCCCCGGCCGCGCGTATTCGACCGCCGCCGACGCGGAGAGCCAGCCGGCGTACGGCCGCTCGCCCGGGAGCGGCTCCGGCGCGTCGTGACGCGGCGTGAAGATCCGCTGCCCCACCTCCCAGCGCACCCGCCGCCGCCCGCCGTCCGCCGTCTCCCGCTCGCGCGCCGTCCAGGAGACGCGCATCCCGTGCGTGTACTCGTAGTCCGGCGGCGGGTCGTCCGGCCCGCGGGGGCCGAGCAGGTCGTTGTCGACCGTCACCGCGACCTGCCCCTCGGCGCGCGCGGCCGCCGTCCCCAGCACCAGGACGGCGGCCGCGCAGGTCGTCCAGCGACGAATCGTCACGTCGGCAACTCAGGCGCCCACCGGGCTCCGCGCGGAGAGCGACCCACCAGCGGGGGCGGGTAGATCCGTCGGGTCGCTACCGCGCCCCCTCGGGATGACAGCGTTCGGGCGCGCACGTACTTTCGCACTTTCGCACTTTCGCACTCCCGCACTCACGCACTTCCCCTCACATCTCCACCCTCATCCCCAGCGCCTTCACCAGGAACGCCCAGCGGTCCGCCGCCTCCTCGATCTGCATCTGCGTGGGCTTGCCGGCGCCGTGGCCGGCGCGCGTCTCCACGCGGATCAGCACCGGGGCGTCGCCGACTTGCGCGGCCTGCAGCGCCGCCGTGTACTTGAACGAGTGCCCGGGGACCACGCGGTCGTCGTGGTCGCCCGTGGTCACCAGCACGGCCGGGTAGCGCGTCCCCGCGCGGATGTTGTGCAGCGGCGAGTAGGCGTACAGCGTCCGGAACTGCTGCGGGTCGTCGGGCGAGCCGTAGTCCGACACCCAGGCCCAGCCGATGGTGAACTTGTGGAAGCGCAGCATGTCCATCACCCCCACCGCCGGCAGCGCCGCGCCGAACAGGTCCGGCCGCTGGTTGAGCACCGCCCCCACCAGCAGCCCGCCGTTGGAGCCGCCCGAGATCGCCAGCCTGCGCGGCGAGGTGTAGCGCTCGCGCACCAGGTACTCGGCCGCGGCGATGAAGTCGTCGAAGACGTTCTGCTTCTTGTCCAGCATCCCCCCGCGGTGCCACTCCTCGCCGTACTCCGAGCCGCCGCGCAGGTTGGCCACCGCGTACACGCCGCCCATCTCCAGCCACACCGACACCACCGACGAGTAGCCGGGGAGCACCGGCGAGTTGAAGCCGCCGTAGCCGTACAGCAGCGTGGGGTTGTTCCCGTCGAGCGCCATCCCCTTGCGGTGGGTGATGAACATGGGCACCCGCGTGCCGTCCTTGCTGGTGTAGAACACCTGCCGCGTCTCGTAGCGGCTGGCGTCGAAGCCGGTGCGCGGCGCCCAGAGCGGCTCCGCGCGCCCGGTGGCGAAGTCGTAGCGGAAGACGGTGGGCGCGGCGAGGTACGAGTTGTAGAGGAAGAACATCTCCCGGTCGCGCACGCGCCCGCTGATCCCCCCCAGCGAGCCGAGCCCGGGGAGCTCCACCTCGCGCACCAGCGCCCCGTCGGCGCCGTGGATGCGCAGCCGCGACGACGCGTCGTGCAGCACGTGCACCACGAACTGCCCGTTCACCCGCTGCACCCCCTGCACGGCGTCCGGGCCCTGGGGGATCACGGTGCGCCAGCGCTCCGGGGCCGGGTCGCGCAGGTCCACGGCGATGATGCGCCGGCGCGGCGCCTGGTTGTCGGTGCTGCAGTAGAAGACCGGCCCGTCGTTGCCGAAGCAGACGTACGCCGCGTCGGCCGCGTCCAGCATCTTCACGAACGTCCCCTGCACGCGCGGGCGCGCCGGGTCGCCCAGGTCCAGCACGTGCACCCGCCCGCGCTCGTCGGTGCCGCGTCCGATCCTCACCGTCAGGTAGCGCCCGTCCTCCGTCACCCGCGGGGTGAAGAGCACGTCGGGCTCGGCGGGGAACTCGTACACCAGCACGTCCTGCTCCTGCGGCGTCCCCACCCGGTGGTAGTAGAGCTTCTGGTTGCGCACCCGGGCGGTGAGCGCGTTCCCCTCCGGCTGCTGGTAGCGGCTGTAGAAGAAGCCCGCGTTGTCGTGCGTCCAGGTCGCGCCGGAGAACTTCACCCACTTCAGGTGGTCGGGCAGGTCGCGTCCCGTGTCCACCTCGCGCACGTGGAACTCCTGCCAGTCCGAGCCCCCCGACGAGGTGGCGTACGCCAGCAGCCGCCCGTCCTCCGAGAACTGGGTGGTGGAGAGCGCCACCGTGCCGTCGGGCGAGAGCGTGTTGGGGTCCAGCACCACGCGCGGCTCCGCGCCGAGCGAGGGCGTCATGTACAGCACGCTCTGGTTCTGCAGCCCGTCGTTCTTGAAGAAGAAGTAGCGCCCGCCCCGCTTCGTGGGCGGCGTCCAGCGGGGGGAGTTCCACAGCTCGGTGAGCCGCCGCCGGATCGCCTCGCGCTCGGGGATGGCGGAGAGGTACCGGTCGGTGATGCGGTTCTGGGCCTCGATCCAGGCGCGCGTCTCGGGCGCGTCGGTGTCCTCCAGCCAGCGGTAGGGGTCGGCGACCGTCGTGCCGTGGTAGTCGTCGGCCTGGTCCACCCGCCGGGTCTGGGGATACTCGATGCGCTGGGCGTCCAGCGCCGCCGGCAGCGCCAGCAGCAGGACCAGGGCGGAGCGTGCGATCGGGCGCATGGGTCGGGGCTCCTGCGGAAGACAAACGGATGAGGAATGGGAAGATAGGATACGCATGGAGCCGCCGGGCGGGCAAGCGTCCCGGTTCGGCGCCACGAACGGCGAACTACGATGTTGGGCGTGTCCCTCCGCTGCGCTCCGGGCCGGGCTGCGCGCGCCGTAGGGCACGATACGACCGTGCCCAACGGCGCCGGGCCACCGCCACCACGATACCCCTGTGGCGGCGGCGTCCCGGCCCTGTCGGGCGCGCATCCCTCACGCGGGGTTTCGTCGCGCGAAGCGCCGAGGTATTCACCCTCTCCTGATGTTCGGGAGAGGGTCGCGTGCTGTCCGTCCGCGAGGCTGTTTCGCGGACGGGTCACGCGCGGGGTGAGGGGCTCCCGGCGGCGCGCAGCGGGTAGCGCTCGGGGTGCTCGATCGAGTCCACCTCCAGGTCCACGTCCAGGTCCGGCCAGCGGAGGTAGTGCGGCTGCGGGCGCTCGACGTTGAGGATCGCTCCCACGGGCGCGCGGGCGAACCAGGGGAACTCGTCGAAGGGCAGGAACAGTTCCCGCTCGTCGAGCAGGATCCAGAAGCCGTGCCGGGAGATGTGGGTGACCTCAGCCCTCGAAGTGGTTCCAGGCATCAGACGGCTTCGTGATGAGGATCATGAGACGAAAGGAAGATCGGGCATCTTAAGCAGGTTGTCGCCCGAAAGCACTCCGGCTGGTTCGATGAGATGATGCGCGGCTGGCAGTATCCTCCGTCGCGCGCAGCGCCGAGGTGTTTCCCCTCTCCCGCAGTCTGGGAGAGGGGAGCGCGGCCCCTGGTCGTGAGGAACGAGCGACCGGGGTCGCGCGGGGGAGAGGGCCCCCGCGGCGCAGCCGCGGGACGACGGTCGGGGGAGAAACCCCGCCTTGCCCCGCGCCGCCCCCCGCGCGATTATGCGCGACACCCGTTTGCCCGCCGGACCCCGTCTCCCCGATCTCCTCGACCGAGACCGCCCATGAGACCGCGCACCGTCCTCCCCGCGCTCGCGGCGCTGCTCCCGGCCGCGCTCGCGGCGCAGCAGCCCCCGCAGACCTTCGACTGGTGGACGTCGCGGCCGATCCCCGCCGCCACCGCCTGGGGCGAGCCGGTCGACACCGCGAGCACGCGGCTCATCCGCTCGTGGACCACCATGCCCGAGTACACCACCCCGCTGGTGGACTGGCTCCCGGCCAGCCCCACCGTGGTCTCCCCCACGCGGCACTTCGGGCATCCCGTCGGCAAGCCCGGCGTGCTGCACCGCGTCGACGAGCTCTACG
This window contains:
- a CDS encoding prolyl oligopeptidase family serine peptidase translates to MRPIARSALVLLLALPAALDAQRIEYPQTRRVDQADDYHGTTVADPYRWLEDTDAPETRAWIEAQNRITDRYLSAIPEREAIRRRLTELWNSPRWTPPTKRGGRYFFFKNDGLQNQSVLYMTPSLGAEPRVVLDPNTLSPDGTVALSTTQFSEDGRLLAYATSSGGSDWQEFHVREVDTGRDLPDHLKWVKFSGATWTHDNAGFFYSRYQQPEGNALTARVRNQKLYYHRVGTPQEQDVLVYEFPAEPDVLFTPRVTEDGRYLTVRIGRGTDERGRVHVLDLGDPARPRVQGTFVKMLDAADAAYVCFGNDGPVFYCSTDNQAPRRRIIAVDLRDPAPERWRTVIPQGPDAVQGVQRVNGQFVVHVLHDASSRLRIHGADGALVREVELPGLGSLGGISGRVRDREMFFLYNSYLAAPTVFRYDFATGRAEPLWAPRTGFDASRYETRQVFYTSKDGTRVPMFITHRKGMALDGNNPTLLYGYGGFNSPVLPGYSSVVSVWLEMGGVYAVANLRGGSEYGEEWHRGGMLDKKQNVFDDFIAAAEYLVRERYTSPRRLAISGGSNGGLLVGAVLNQRPDLFGAALPAVGVMDMLRFHKFTIGWAWVSDYGSPDDPQQFRTLYAYSPLHNIRAGTRYPAVLVTTGDHDDRVVPGHSFKYTAALQAAQVGDAPVLIRVETRAGHGAGKPTQMQIEEAADRWAFLVKALGMRVEM
- a CDS encoding lipid A deacylase LpxR family protein: MTIRRWTTCAAAVLVLGTAAARAEGQVAVTVDNDLLGPRGPDDPPPDYEYTHGMRVSWTARERETADGGRRRVRWEVGQRIFTPRHDAPEPLPGERPYAGWLSASAAVEYARPGRTRSLGVELGVTGPPSLAGTVQNGLHRLAGYQRQLGWEHQLAFEPGIVLRYDERRAWAARGERFSAAVEPRWGAMAGNVWTLAHAGARASAGWRALPGDVTPDGSAADGGRTGVYALAGVRQEWVLRDLFLDGSTFRDGPSVGKRPFVPEAELGVGVRVRRFELRYRAVFRGREYRTQDEPHRYGSVTLTVHPSAD
- a CDS encoding DUF2442 domain-containing protein, which codes for MPGTTSRAEVTHISRHGFWILLDERELFLPFDEFPWFARAPVGAILNVERPQPHYLRWPDLDVDLEVDSIEHPERYPLRAAGSPSPRA